The following coding sequences lie in one Listeria ivanovii subsp. londoniensis genomic window:
- a CDS encoding MBL fold metallo-hydrolase, translating into MFANKILTEKDTEQIRFSILASGSSGNATLVETGDQKILVDCGLSGKKMEGLFAQVGRDMSDLDAILITHEHSDHIKGLGVLARKYKLPIYANAKTWKAMDNMIGEVSSDQKFQFDMETVKSFGSMQVESFGVSHDAIEPMFYIFHKGNKKFVMITDTGYVSDRMKGHIAGADAYLFESNHDVEMLRMGRYPWNVKRRILGDEGHVSNEDAAIAMSEVITDQTKRIYLGHLSKDNNMKELARMSVTQTLMAEGIDVGGKLEIFDTDPENATPIFTI; encoded by the coding sequence ATGTTCGCAAATAAAATTCTAACTGAAAAAGACACGGAACAAATCCGATTTAGCATATTAGCCAGTGGAAGCTCAGGCAATGCCACACTTGTAGAAACAGGCGACCAAAAAATTCTCGTGGACTGCGGTTTGAGTGGGAAGAAAATGGAAGGATTGTTTGCGCAAGTTGGTAGAGATATGAGCGATTTAGATGCGATTCTAATTACGCACGAACATTCCGATCATATTAAAGGTTTGGGCGTACTTGCTCGTAAATATAAATTACCGATTTATGCAAATGCAAAAACATGGAAAGCAATGGATAATATGATTGGAGAAGTGTCGTCTGATCAAAAATTCCAATTTGACATGGAAACAGTAAAATCTTTTGGCAGTATGCAAGTAGAATCCTTTGGTGTATCGCATGACGCGATTGAGCCGATGTTTTACATATTTCATAAAGGGAATAAAAAGTTCGTAATGATAACTGACACAGGATATGTAAGTGATCGCATGAAAGGACATATTGCAGGAGCTGATGCTTATCTTTTTGAAAGCAATCATGATGTAGAAATGCTTCGAATGGGACGCTATCCTTGGAATGTGAAACGTAGAATTCTTGGAGATGAGGGCCATGTGAGTAATGAGGATGCGGCAATCGCGATGAGCGAAGTCATTACTGATCAAACGAAACGAATTTATTTAGGGCATCTTAGTAAAGACAACAATATGAAAGAACTTGCAAGAATGAGCGTAACTCAGACATTGATGGCAGAAGGAATTGATGTCGGCGGAAAACTGGAAATTTTTGATACTGACCCAGAAAATGCTACCCCTATCTTCACCATTTAA
- the rlmH gene encoding 23S rRNA (pseudouridine(1915)-N(3))-methyltransferase RlmH — MNIQIVTVGKLKEKYLVQGIAEYLKRLSAYAKVSIVEVADEKAPEVLSEAEMKQVKDKEGARILAKIPEDAYVIALAIDGKMKSSEEFAADLDKLATYGRSKVTFVIGGSLGLSEAVLKRSDERISFGRLTLPHQLMRLVLVEQVYRAFRIVRGEPYHK, encoded by the coding sequence ATGAATATTCAAATTGTAACGGTGGGAAAACTAAAAGAAAAATATTTAGTGCAGGGAATTGCGGAATACTTAAAGCGTCTTAGCGCCTATGCAAAAGTATCTATTGTCGAAGTTGCAGACGAAAAAGCACCAGAAGTATTGAGCGAGGCGGAAATGAAGCAAGTGAAAGATAAGGAAGGTGCGCGGATTTTGGCGAAAATCCCTGAAGATGCTTATGTAATTGCGCTTGCGATAGATGGGAAGATGAAGTCGAGCGAGGAATTTGCGGCGGATTTGGATAAACTGGCGACTTACGGCCGGAGTAAGGTGACATTTGTGATTGGCGGGTCGCTTGGGCTTAGTGAGGCGGTTTTGAAACGGAGTGATGAGCGGATTTCGTTTGGGCGGTTGACCTTACCGCATCAGTTGATGAGACTCGTGTTGGTGGAGCAGGTTTACCGGGCGTTTCGGATTGTGCGAGGGGAGCCGTATCATAAATGA
- a CDS encoding alpha/beta fold hydrolase, producing the protein MSIQLKLIIALTKLINVKKIFTLEDQTLRNEIAKKQKKIEKPKKNSFQGYEKEVLQVNDHGLYRFSKIANKNALLYLPGGGFVLPISGVHWDYLSDLSEHVDVDIFVGIYPLAPEFNVGDVLAFVEGSIATMKAMGYEEITIMGDSAGGNTALAAVQLDEIKQHVDKVVAISPLVDFALTNPAIVEVEKKDTIVATKALNEIRAWYAGDYLVDSPLISPINGEFDDAKVLMVSGTRDVTNPDTNRMARMHGEIEYLEFPGLPHVFALYPIPEAREVNERVWGFVDG; encoded by the coding sequence ATGAGCATACAATTAAAACTAATTATCGCATTGACAAAGCTAATAAATGTCAAAAAAATCTTTACACTAGAAGATCAAACTCTACGAAATGAAATCGCAAAAAAACAGAAAAAAATAGAAAAACCGAAGAAAAATAGTTTTCAAGGGTATGAAAAAGAAGTTTTGCAGGTTAATGACCATGGATTGTACAGATTTTCCAAGATAGCAAATAAAAATGCGCTGCTATATTTGCCGGGTGGTGGTTTTGTGTTGCCTATTTCAGGGGTGCATTGGGATTATTTGTCTGATTTATCCGAGCATGTAGATGTAGATATTTTTGTCGGAATTTACCCATTAGCGCCGGAGTTTAATGTGGGTGATGTGCTGGCGTTTGTTGAGGGCAGTATTGCAACGATGAAAGCGATGGGCTATGAGGAAATAACGATAATGGGTGACTCTGCTGGCGGGAATACTGCGCTTGCGGCGGTGCAACTAGATGAAATAAAGCAGCATGTGGATAAAGTGGTAGCGATTTCGCCGTTAGTGGATTTTGCCTTGACGAATCCAGCGATAGTTGAGGTGGAGAAGAAGGATACGATTGTTGCAACTAAGGCGCTTAATGAGATTAGGGCGTGGTATGCGGGGGATTATTTGGTAGACAGTCCGCTAATTAGCCCGATTAATGGTGAGTTTGATGATGCGAAAGTGCTTATGGTGAGTGGGACTAGGGATGTGACGAATCCGGATACGAACCGGATGGCGCGGATGCACGGGGAGATTGAGTATTTGGAGTTTCCTGGGTTGCCGCATGTGTTTGCGCTGTATCCAATTCCGGAAGCTAGAGAGGTTAATGAGCGTGTTTGGGGGTTTGTTGATGGGTGA
- a CDS encoding ChbG/HpnK family deacetylase: MPKLIIDADDFGLSKAINHGIIESYKTGITTSTLLMPNLETAEHGVHLAKDHPDLFIGQHTNFLLGKPCANPAEIPSLVDTNGKFHRSKYYRANPDVKFQYDDVRTETIAQMERFKSLTGHYPKHIDCHSIGDETVDQVFWDISQEFGIHTTLKYSGTKTWPDQDGYWPIAKLLESGALPYIQNGVTVENFLNDDFGLLKLAPDEIAEMHFDVGFLDQFVLDNSSYTLMRCRELATICDVRVRNWLEKNGCELISFADLAK, from the coding sequence ATGCCAAAACTAATCATCGATGCCGACGATTTTGGTTTATCCAAAGCAATCAATCACGGCATCATCGAAAGCTACAAAACTGGAATCACGACCTCCACTTTACTAATGCCTAACCTAGAAACAGCAGAGCACGGAGTCCACCTAGCCAAAGACCACCCAGACCTATTCATCGGACAACACACCAACTTCCTGCTCGGGAAACCATGTGCCAATCCAGCAGAAATCCCATCACTCGTCGACACAAATGGCAAGTTTCATCGTTCCAAATATTACCGCGCCAATCCAGATGTGAAATTCCAGTATGATGATGTTCGAACAGAAACCATCGCCCAAATGGAACGCTTCAAGTCATTAACAGGTCATTACCCAAAACACATCGATTGTCACTCGATTGGCGATGAAACGGTGGATCAAGTATTTTGGGATATTTCACAAGAATTTGGTATACACACCACTTTAAAATACAGTGGGACCAAAACGTGGCCCGACCAGGATGGCTACTGGCCAATTGCTAAACTCCTAGAATCAGGCGCGCTTCCTTATATTCAAAATGGTGTCACAGTCGAAAACTTCTTAAACGACGATTTTGGCTTACTCAAACTGGCGCCAGACGAAATTGCGGAAATGCATTTTGATGTAGGTTTTCTCGATCAATTTGTACTTGATAATTCTTCCTATACCTTGATGCGATGTCGTGAACTGGCGACAATTTGCGATGTTCGAGTGCGGAACTGGCTCGAAAAAAATGGTTGTGAGTTGATTTCATTTGCGGACCTTGCGAAATAA
- a CDS encoding S1C family serine protease, giving the protein MDEKEKEKELNENTENESTPKKEVEDTLHTAENPQPVQESPIVEGVTPEGEKFAGATEEAAEASSTHAFFEEASKEPTRPAPGPRRAGNAGGGVPPNRVTPSGSGNGNGQPPKRGKHFVGYFLTALIGVIIGGLIIFFVGWNSGDNADTTNNTTENKSGKVEKVTVNTTSDVTKAVDKVQDAVVSVLNYQSSSSLDGTTTSEKEASSGSGVIYKKANGKAYIVTNNHVVADANKLEVTFTNGKKSEAKLLGTDEWNDLAVLEIDDKNVSTVAAFGDSDALKLGEPAIAIGSPLGTEFSGSVTQGIISGLNRAVPVDTNGDGTEDWEADVIQTDAAINPGNSGGALINIEGQVIGINSMKISMENVEGISFAIPSNTVEPIIEQLETKGEVERPSLGVSLRDVDTIPETQQKNILKLPDSVDYGAMVQQVVSGSAADKAGLKQYDVIVELNGEKVTNSMTLRKILYGNDVKIGDKVKVKYYRDGKEKTSDIQLEAAKTTT; this is encoded by the coding sequence ATGGACGAGAAAGAGAAAGAGAAAGAGTTAAATGAAAACACAGAAAATGAGAGCACGCCAAAAAAAGAGGTCGAGGATACCTTACATACAGCTGAGAACCCGCAGCCAGTCCAAGAATCTCCTATCGTGGAAGGTGTGACACCAGAAGGAGAAAAATTTGCTGGCGCGACAGAAGAAGCAGCTGAAGCAAGCTCTACACATGCATTTTTTGAAGAAGCAAGTAAGGAACCTACCAGACCAGCACCAGGACCAAGACGTGCAGGAAATGCTGGCGGGGGAGTACCTCCTAATCGTGTAACACCGAGCGGAAGTGGTAACGGGAATGGACAGCCACCAAAACGCGGAAAACATTTTGTGGGATATTTTTTAACAGCGCTTATCGGAGTTATAATTGGCGGATTAATTATTTTCTTTGTTGGTTGGAACAGCGGTGATAACGCAGACACAACAAATAATACAACCGAAAATAAATCCGGAAAAGTGGAAAAAGTAACCGTTAATACGACTTCAGATGTGACTAAAGCAGTAGACAAAGTTCAAGATGCGGTAGTGAGTGTATTAAATTACCAATCGTCTTCATCTCTTGATGGAACAACTACTTCGGAAAAAGAAGCTTCATCTGGCTCAGGCGTGATTTATAAAAAGGCTAATGGTAAAGCATATATCGTAACAAACAATCACGTAGTTGCTGATGCTAATAAATTAGAAGTAACTTTCACAAACGGTAAAAAATCAGAAGCAAAATTACTTGGAACAGACGAATGGAATGATTTAGCTGTTCTTGAAATTGATGATAAAAATGTAAGTACAGTTGCAGCATTTGGCGACTCTGATGCATTAAAATTAGGGGAACCAGCAATTGCCATAGGTAGTCCGCTTGGAACAGAATTTTCTGGCTCCGTGACACAAGGTATCATTTCCGGCTTAAATCGCGCGGTACCAGTGGATACAAATGGTGATGGAACAGAAGACTGGGAAGCAGACGTTATCCAAACAGACGCAGCAATCAACCCAGGTAACAGTGGTGGAGCTTTAATTAATATCGAAGGACAAGTAATTGGGATTAATTCCATGAAAATTTCAATGGAAAATGTAGAAGGTATTAGCTTTGCGATTCCAAGTAACACAGTAGAACCAATCATCGAACAATTAGAAACAAAAGGTGAAGTAGAACGTCCATCACTTGGCGTTTCCTTACGTGATGTGGATACTATTCCAGAAACACAACAAAAAAATATCTTGAAATTACCAGACAGCGTTGATTATGGCGCAATGGTTCAACAAGTCGTATCTGGCTCTGCAGCTGATAAAGCAGGACTAAAACAATATGATGTTATTGTTGAGCTAAACGGTGAAAAAGTAACAAATTCCATGACATTACGCAAAATCTTATATGGCAATGATGTAAAAATTGGTGATAAAGTCAAGGTGAAATACTACCGTGATGGAAAAGAAAAAACATCAGATATTCAATTAGAAGCAGCAAAAACAACTACATGA
- a CDS encoding threonine aldolase family protein, whose product MTNTLKSSYQKTPYKLSGNGPRNISVLKEAFQNIDENLESDIYGNGAIIEDFQTKIAKILGKEEAVFFPSGTMAQQIALRIWADRKNNRRMAYHPLSHLEIHEQDGLKELQQINPVLLGTAERLLTIEDIKALQEPVSSVLLELPQREIGGQLPSFEELEEISAYCKEQGIALHLDGARLWEVTPFYEKSAEEICALFDSVYVSFYKGIGAIAGAVLAGDADFVQEAKIWKRRYGGDLISLYPYILSADYYFEQRIGMMNSYYQAAKKLAERFNACAGVKTVPEVPVSNMFHVHFDKPINEIGPKLTEIHDETGVGISGYLQEKSEGVCSFEVSVGDGLDEIQEDVLHSLFEKLAKL is encoded by the coding sequence ATGACAAACACACTAAAATCTAGCTATCAAAAAACACCATACAAATTAAGTGGCAACGGCCCGCGCAACATCAGTGTTTTAAAAGAAGCTTTTCAAAATATTGATGAAAATCTAGAAAGTGACATTTACGGAAATGGAGCTATCATTGAAGACTTTCAAACAAAAATCGCGAAAATTCTCGGTAAAGAAGAAGCGGTATTTTTCCCAAGCGGTACAATGGCTCAACAAATCGCGTTACGGATATGGGCAGACCGCAAAAACAACCGACGAATGGCGTATCATCCACTGTCGCATTTGGAGATTCATGAGCAGGACGGCCTGAAAGAATTGCAACAAATTAATCCAGTATTACTTGGAACTGCGGAAAGACTTCTGACAATAGAAGATATCAAAGCCCTTCAAGAACCAGTTTCAAGCGTTCTTCTTGAACTCCCTCAACGCGAAATTGGTGGACAGCTACCTTCTTTTGAAGAGCTTGAAGAAATCTCAGCATATTGTAAAGAACAAGGTATCGCACTACATTTAGACGGCGCACGATTATGGGAAGTAACGCCATTTTATGAGAAATCAGCGGAAGAAATTTGTGCACTTTTCGACAGTGTTTACGTGTCATTTTACAAAGGAATTGGTGCAATTGCTGGAGCTGTTTTGGCTGGAGATGCTGATTTCGTGCAAGAAGCAAAAATCTGGAAACGTCGATATGGCGGGGATTTGATTAGTTTGTATCCGTATATTTTATCGGCAGATTATTATTTTGAGCAGCGGATTGGGATGATGAATAGTTATTATCAGGCGGCGAAAAAATTAGCAGAGCGGTTTAATGCTTGTGCTGGTGTAAAAACAGTTCCGGAAGTGCCGGTTTCGAATATGTTTCATGTACACTTTGATAAACCTATTAATGAAATTGGACCAAAGCTTACTGAAATTCATGATGAAACTGGGGTTGGGATTTCGGGGTATTTGCAGGAGAAATCGGAGGGTGTTTGTAGTTTTGAAGTGAGTGTTGGAGATGGATTGGATGAGATTCAGGAAGACGTTCTTCATTCACTATTTGAAAAACTAGCAAAATTGTAA
- the thiD gene encoding bifunctional hydroxymethylpyrimidine kinase/phosphomethylpyrimidine kinase, whose translation MTFPQALTIAGSDSGGGAGIQADIKTFQECSTFGMSVITAITAQNTLGVKAVHKVPVEIIREQCSAIAEDFEVRALKTGMLVDAEIIREVVRNIRLHQFPNIVIDPVMIAKGGTVLLEDEATQVLKEELLPLGTVITPNIPEAESIIGAKITTKTEIENAAKKIQKLGVKAVVIKGGHSQMAEAADYFYDGETSKWLASARIDTPHTHGTGCTFSACIVAELAKGNSLFESVTVAKNFITSAIKYPIGIGHGHGPTNHFAYRMEEGQ comes from the coding sequence ATGACTTTTCCTCAAGCTTTAACGATAGCTGGTTCAGATTCAGGTGGCGGGGCTGGGATACAAGCTGATATCAAAACTTTTCAAGAATGCTCGACTTTTGGCATGTCCGTTATTACAGCGATTACAGCACAAAATACGCTTGGTGTAAAAGCGGTGCATAAAGTTCCGGTCGAAATAATTCGTGAACAATGTAGTGCAATAGCAGAAGATTTTGAGGTGCGCGCTTTAAAAACAGGGATGTTGGTTGATGCAGAAATTATCAGAGAAGTCGTGCGGAATATTCGCCTGCACCAATTTCCTAACATCGTGATTGATCCGGTAATGATTGCGAAAGGTGGAACGGTATTACTGGAAGATGAAGCAACACAAGTTTTGAAAGAGGAGTTGTTGCCACTCGGGACGGTTATTACGCCAAATATTCCTGAAGCGGAAAGTATTATCGGTGCAAAAATCACGACGAAAACCGAAATCGAGAATGCCGCCAAAAAAATCCAAAAGCTCGGTGTAAAAGCAGTGGTTATTAAAGGCGGGCACAGTCAAATGGCGGAAGCGGCAGACTATTTTTATGATGGGGAAACTTCGAAATGGCTTGCGAGTGCGCGCATTGATACCCCTCATACCCACGGAACTGGTTGTACTTTTTCAGCGTGTATTGTGGCGGAATTAGCTAAAGGAAATTCGTTATTTGAGAGTGTCACTGTAGCGAAAAATTTTATTACAAGTGCGATTAAATATCCAATCGGAATTGGACATGGACATGGGCCGACTAACCATTTTGCTTATCGGATGGAGGAAGGCCAATGA
- the tenA gene encoding thiaminase II, translating into MFIQGFQEEVMDLWQATLNHPFVRGLASGALERETFHYYLLQDDYYLAHFVKVIEKSASQAKDEEIAAEMRQVLVRLKQSELLMREQFYPRVGLAEHDFATRKTAPTAYHYTSHLYRMADIGSFGVTVAALFPCYALYADMGKMYQNKKSSEPFYQELMDSYLDENYQKVVLQQKRLVEQAAKEADEQERMMMKQAFQISVEMEWEFFEMAYQKQNWRGSVDYV; encoded by the coding sequence GTGTTTATTCAAGGTTTTCAGGAGGAAGTAATGGATTTGTGGCAAGCGACGTTAAACCACCCATTTGTGCGCGGTCTTGCCAGTGGGGCGCTTGAAAGGGAGACGTTTCACTATTATTTGTTGCAAGATGATTATTATTTAGCTCATTTCGTGAAGGTGATTGAAAAAAGTGCTTCTCAGGCGAAAGATGAAGAGATAGCGGCGGAAATGAGACAGGTGCTTGTGCGGTTAAAGCAATCAGAACTACTTATGCGGGAACAGTTTTATCCACGGGTTGGGTTAGCGGAGCATGATTTTGCCACGCGGAAAACGGCGCCAACTGCGTATCACTATACTTCTCATCTTTACCGGATGGCGGATATTGGGAGTTTTGGCGTGACGGTGGCGGCACTTTTTCCTTGTTATGCACTGTATGCGGATATGGGGAAAATGTATCAAAATAAGAAGAGTTCAGAACCGTTTTATCAAGAGTTGATGGATAGTTATCTGGATGAAAATTATCAGAAGGTAGTTTTACAGCAGAAACGATTAGTGGAGCAAGCGGCAAAAGAGGCGGATGAACAGGAACGAATGATGATGAAACAAGCCTTTCAAATCAGTGTAGAAATGGAATGGGAATTTTTCGAAATGGCTTACCAAAAACAAAATTGGCGTGGGAGTGTGGATTATGTTTGA
- a CDS encoding MrcB family domain-containing protein codes for MDLVGLLKYMQENYGEQKDNYPMAGNEVAKNFKQGAKSAIPTTFLGNSYKVSASIGQGSWANVPWIAVHDKAISTSVQQGVNIVYLFTNDYNGVYLSLNQGYTFINDNYKDTKTTLKKIAYFWQDNLSTLNTEEGFTTRAINLGIDAKRYNTLVKGYENCNIYSKFYDISQLTEDDNNLLLQDLLHMITVFKELKMHLIPDKEKSVKATIDFILTDGDYVELNEKAKSDKINNLEKERKLVLVKEEAKQKGTLIKEGSVEYETKRDYVKEAIRNTEKGLQGEILVLNFERERLLKNPVTKPYVEKITHVAQNGDGHGYDIISYDVDPISSDKVIEIYIEVKTTIGSRNTPFYISENELNVAKLKGERYKIYRVYNYNGMPKLKIIDDLFTDKFIVEPINYIVRGVNQNDKHTKI; via the coding sequence ATGGATTTAGTGGGATTGTTGAAGTATATGCAGGAGAATTATGGGGAACAAAAGGATAATTATCCAATGGCTGGAAATGAAGTGGCGAAAAACTTTAAGCAAGGAGCAAAAAGTGCGATACCAACAACATTTTTAGGCAATAGTTACAAAGTTTCAGCGTCGATTGGTCAAGGTAGTTGGGCAAATGTACCTTGGATTGCGGTGCACGACAAAGCTATTAGTACGAGCGTTCAACAGGGTGTTAATATTGTGTACTTATTTACGAATGATTACAACGGCGTATATCTATCACTCAACCAAGGATATACATTTATTAATGATAATTACAAAGATACTAAAACAACTTTAAAAAAAATTGCGTATTTTTGGCAGGATAATCTGTCAACATTAAACACAGAAGAGGGGTTTACAACCAGAGCAATAAATTTAGGAATAGATGCTAAAAGATACAATACACTTGTGAAAGGGTATGAGAATTGTAATATTTACAGTAAATTTTATGACATTTCACAACTAACAGAAGATGATAACAACTTGTTATTGCAAGATTTATTGCATATGATTACTGTTTTTAAAGAATTAAAAATGCACTTAATACCAGACAAAGAAAAGAGTGTAAAAGCAACAATTGATTTTATTTTGACTGATGGTGATTATGTTGAACTAAATGAAAAAGCAAAATCCGATAAAATTAATAACTTAGAAAAGGAACGAAAATTAGTTCTTGTTAAAGAGGAAGCAAAGCAGAAGGGAACATTGATTAAAGAAGGAAGCGTAGAATATGAAACGAAAAGGGATTATGTTAAAGAAGCCATTAGAAATACTGAGAAGGGGCTTCAAGGAGAGATTCTTGTTCTTAATTTTGAGCGGGAGCGCTTATTGAAAAATCCTGTTACTAAGCCGTATGTTGAGAAAATAACCCATGTTGCTCAAAATGGAGATGGACATGGATACGATATTATTTCCTATGATGTAGATCCAATTTCATCAGATAAAGTAATAGAAATTTATATTGAAGTAAAGACAACAATAGGTAGTAGAAATACACCATTCTATATTTCGGAAAACGAGTTAAATGTTGCTAAGTTAAAAGGAGAACGTTATAAGATATATCGAGTGTATAATTATAATGGGATGCCCAAATTAAAAATTATAGATGATTTATTTACTGATAAATTCATAGTAGAACCAATCAATTATATTGTAAGAGGAGTGAACCAAAATGACAAACACACTAAAATCTAG
- a CDS encoding DUF998 domain-containing protein produces the protein MSFLKKYGFYFLLLGVLSDFLTPYILGIFYPGLNQMTMVMSVFGDVASPVRGAFLVWSVVSGALFVLALPAIYQSAFKQSRTLAILLVSAIGLYGIGDCIFTGLFSIDTEQATWTFSTWVHNIGSGLGYMGFLLFPLFLVLLYRKTGETASSKLYLVLLIVSLLSAGVYGLARIPAVNYLPVLDKIGFCQRVSFFFNYLPIVVFGVEGIRRGYEKP, from the coding sequence ATGTCCTTCTTAAAAAAATATGGCTTTTATTTTTTGCTTCTTGGCGTACTGAGTGATTTTCTAACGCCGTACATACTGGGGATATTTTATCCTGGGTTAAACCAAATGACAATGGTGATGAGTGTGTTTGGGGATGTGGCTAGTCCGGTTCGTGGGGCGTTTTTGGTTTGGTCGGTGGTTTCGGGGGCGCTGTTTGTGCTTGCTTTACCGGCGATTTATCAGAGCGCTTTTAAGCAATCACGGACTTTGGCGATTTTGCTGGTTTCTGCAATTGGATTGTACGGGATTGGCGATTGTATCTTCACGGGGTTATTTAGTATTGATACGGAACAAGCGACTTGGACGTTTTCAACTTGGGTGCACAATATAGGCTCAGGTTTGGGGTATATGGGATTTTTACTGTTTCCATTGTTCTTGGTGCTACTTTACCGAAAAACGGGTGAGACGGCTTCTAGCAAGCTTTATTTGGTGCTTCTAATTGTTAGTTTGCTGTCAGCGGGTGTATATGGCTTGGCGCGGATTCCGGCGGTTAATTATTTGCCTGTTTTGGATAAAATTGGCTTTTGTCAGCGGGTTAGTTTCTTTTTTAATTATTTGCCGATTGTTGTTTTTGGGGTTGAGGGGATTAGGAGAGGATATGAGAAACCCTAG
- the thiM gene encoding hydroxyethylthiazole kinase, producing MFDFKTLEKVRERRPLVHNITNIVVANDSANGLLAIGASPIMASAKEEMAELGKMADVLVINIGTLDDELVEAMKIAGRAANSAGTPVVLDPVGVGATSYRRQIVSELLAEIQFTAIRGNAGELATIAGEVWEAKGVDAGVGSIDTLTIAEKVATTWNTTVVISGAVDVISDGRRYAKVANGSELLPRITGSGCLLSAICGSFIAVEKDVFQACVEACASYAVASEYAEMELPSKLPGSFRPLFIDALASWSVSKIQAKVKIQESGERK from the coding sequence ATGTTTGATTTTAAGACGCTGGAGAAGGTGCGAGAACGCAGGCCGTTAGTGCATAACATTACGAATATCGTGGTTGCTAATGATTCTGCTAATGGACTGCTTGCGATTGGCGCTTCACCGATTATGGCATCTGCAAAGGAAGAAATGGCGGAACTTGGGAAAATGGCAGATGTGCTAGTGATTAATATCGGGACGCTAGATGATGAACTTGTGGAGGCGATGAAAATTGCTGGTAGGGCTGCGAATAGTGCGGGAACTCCCGTTGTGCTTGACCCGGTTGGTGTTGGAGCGACTTCTTATCGGCGCCAAATCGTAAGTGAATTGCTCGCTGAAATTCAGTTTACGGCTATTCGCGGAAATGCTGGGGAACTTGCAACGATTGCAGGGGAGGTTTGGGAAGCGAAAGGTGTGGATGCGGGCGTTGGTTCGATAGATACGCTAACAATTGCTGAGAAAGTAGCGACGACTTGGAATACGACAGTTGTTATTAGCGGAGCGGTGGATGTTATTTCTGATGGAAGACGTTATGCAAAAGTGGCGAATGGGAGTGAATTATTGCCGAGAATTACTGGATCAGGTTGTTTGCTTAGTGCGATTTGTGGCAGTTTTATCGCAGTTGAAAAGGATGTGTTTCAGGCATGTGTTGAGGCTTGCGCGAGTTATGCGGTTGCATCGGAATATGCCGAAATGGAACTGCCGAGCAAACTTCCTGGTTCATTCCGTCCACTTTTCATCGATGCGCTTGCTAGTTGGAGCGTCTCTAAAATACAGGCCAAAGTAAAGATTCAGGAAAGTGGGGAGCGTAAATGA
- the thiE gene encoding thiamine phosphate synthase, producing MRGALAVYFIAGTQDIVRGNLPWVLEQALIAGITCFQYREKGARSLQSKDERKEMALTCQQLCQEYQVPFIVNDDVTLALEIGADGIHVGQGDEEILEVIRRVAGKMKIGLSVHSVSEAEEAVRLGAIDYIGVGPIFPTISKDDAEPVSGAGILEEIRRAGIAIPIVGIGGINEANCAEVLVAGADGVSVISAITRSDNCQATIQNLKNLRSAN from the coding sequence ATGAGAGGAGCGCTAGCTGTTTATTTTATCGCTGGGACGCAAGATATTGTGAGAGGAAATTTGCCGTGGGTGTTAGAGCAAGCCTTAATTGCTGGTATCACTTGCTTTCAATATCGCGAAAAAGGGGCGAGGTCGCTTCAAAGTAAGGACGAGCGAAAAGAAATGGCGCTCACTTGTCAGCAGCTATGTCAGGAATATCAGGTTCCCTTTATTGTGAATGATGATGTGACACTTGCACTTGAAATTGGCGCGGATGGGATTCATGTTGGACAAGGTGATGAGGAAATCCTTGAAGTTATCCGCCGTGTTGCTGGGAAAATGAAAATTGGACTTTCGGTTCATTCAGTTAGTGAGGCTGAAGAAGCCGTGCGATTAGGAGCTATCGATTATATAGGTGTTGGTCCAATTTTTCCAACAATTTCTAAAGACGATGCGGAACCAGTGAGTGGAGCTGGTATTTTAGAAGAGATTCGCCGTGCAGGGATTGCTATACCAATAGTTGGGATTGGTGGGATTAATGAGGCGAATTGTGCGGAAGTTTTAGTAGCAGGCGCAGATGGGGTGTCGGTGATTTCCGCGATTACTCGGTCGGACAATTGCCAAGCTACTATCCAAAACCTAAAAAACCTGAGATCCGCCAATTAA